From the genome of Psychroserpens ponticola, one region includes:
- a CDS encoding DUF3857 domain-containing protein produces the protein MPKYFFFFFLVPIFCWSQDFSDEDYIFLKRHEHIKISLKDDTFDIVQNITKQAQFLTSKILLYANETIPYDDNFVQVRNIEAYTYLPETDQKIEVDYIETQQQFDNMVFYSDDKYKSFIFPAVKEGAETYLNYERVIVEPHFLGDFQFASYVPTKSAKISIEFPKTVDLGYTEFNTETIDLEFKKEETDSSFIYTWTANNTAGFEGEDDSEAIAYYLPHIIFYIKTYEYKNEKIGVSGTLDNLYKFYFSLIEKIDESNLDNVYDIAEEITKGIDSKRDKAKAIFNWVQDNIKYVAFSDGYGGFIPAGAGSTFETRYGDCKAMSVLLYEMLNHVDVEAYRTWIGSRNKPYSYFDLPSVYVDDHFITTTIIENDTIFLDATNSYVPFGMPTAFIQNKEALMGINKDNFKIIKVPIQNANKSVTNITSNMRLENGTLKVSEKRSLIGYDKVEFISNYTFRKDSKTDEEYLNTTLALGNNKTKYTNITKANFDNKDIPLVLEYDLDIDSYTRNIGNKIYINLNIDRSLSNSNVEIKDRKYSKKIDYQFEKHFTTNFEIPEGYKASYIPEDIFFEDSNYGFKISYEMHENVITQTKSMYIKTLSVKTDDFENWNHFIKSLLKAYKKSIILEHI, from the coding sequence ATGCCTAAATATTTTTTCTTTTTCTTTCTTGTGCCTATTTTTTGCTGGTCACAAGATTTTTCAGATGAAGATTACATTTTTCTTAAGCGACATGAACACATTAAAATAAGTCTTAAAGACGATACCTTTGATATTGTTCAAAACATAACAAAACAAGCACAGTTTTTGACTTCAAAAATCTTGTTATACGCTAATGAAACTATTCCATATGATGATAATTTTGTGCAAGTTAGAAACATAGAAGCCTATACCTATCTTCCAGAAACAGACCAAAAGATTGAAGTTGATTATATAGAAACACAACAGCAATTTGATAATATGGTTTTTTATAGTGATGATAAATATAAAAGTTTCATTTTTCCTGCAGTTAAAGAAGGTGCTGAAACGTATTTAAATTATGAACGCGTTATCGTAGAACCTCATTTTCTAGGTGATTTTCAATTTGCAAGTTATGTTCCTACAAAAAGCGCCAAAATTTCTATAGAATTTCCAAAAACTGTAGACTTAGGTTATACAGAGTTTAATACGGAAACAATAGATCTAGAATTTAAAAAAGAAGAAACAGATTCAAGCTTCATATATACTTGGACTGCAAATAATACAGCTGGTTTTGAGGGCGAAGATGATAGTGAAGCCATTGCTTATTATTTACCTCATATTATATTTTATATTAAAACCTATGAGTACAAAAATGAAAAAATAGGCGTTTCAGGAACTTTAGATAATTTGTACAAATTCTATTTTAGCTTGATAGAAAAAATAGATGAAAGTAACTTAGATAATGTTTATGATATAGCAGAAGAGATTACTAAGGGAATAGACTCAAAAAGAGATAAAGCAAAAGCTATTTTTAATTGGGTTCAAGACAATATTAAATACGTCGCATTTTCAGACGGTTATGGTGGATTTATTCCTGCTGGAGCAGGTTCTACCTTTGAAACTCGTTATGGAGATTGTAAAGCCATGTCTGTTTTACTATATGAAATGCTTAATCATGTTGATGTTGAAGCCTATAGAACTTGGATTGGTTCTAGAAATAAACCGTACTCCTATTTCGATCTACCTTCAGTCTATGTGGATGATCATTTCATTACAACCACAATTATAGAAAATGATACTATTTTCTTAGATGCAACAAATAGTTATGTGCCTTTTGGAATGCCTACTGCATTTATTCAAAACAAAGAAGCACTTATGGGTATAAATAAAGACAATTTTAAAATCATTAAGGTTCCTATACAAAATGCCAATAAAAGCGTTACTAATATCACATCTAATATGCGATTGGAAAATGGCACACTAAAAGTTTCTGAAAAACGGTCACTAATTGGCTATGATAAAGTAGAGTTCATTTCTAATTATACATTTAGAAAAGATAGTAAAACTGATGAAGAGTATCTTAACACCACACTAGCTTTAGGAAACAATAAAACAAAATATACCAATATAACAAAAGCAAATTTTGATAATAAAGACATTCCGCTAGTTTTAGAATATGATTTAGATATTGATAGCTACACAAGAAACATTGGAAATAAAATTTATATCAATTTAAATATTGATCGTTCGCTTTCTAATAGTAATGTTGAAATTAAAGACAGAAAGTATAGCAAAAAAATAGACTATCAATTTGAAAAACATTTTACAACAAATTTTGAAATTCCAGAGGGTTATAAAGCGAGTTATATTCCAGAAGATATCTTTTTTGAAGATTCAAATTACGGTTTTAAAATTAGTTATGAGATGCATGAAAATGTCATAACGCAAACTAAATCTATGTATATAAAAACGTTAAGTGTAAAAACTGATGATTTTGAAAACTGGAATCACTTCATAAAAAGTTTATTAAAAGCCTATAAAAAAAGTATAATATTAGAACACATATAA
- a CDS encoding DUF3857 domain-containing protein yields MIKKIALIALLISTTTGFAQYHLSYDWEKKPKLHKLTDDEKMESSVAILKKVIVEYNSEENSLQPKLYETKHTIIRVNDDNGISQHNTVYISMHNVKQLIDVKARTISPTGKVILLNKDNIKEVSNVEEYGDFKIFAIEGAEMNSEIEVLYTVEKEFDIYGSETVQANYKIKEAQFLFITGKLQSNVKAYRTLETFEAVKIDGNKGELLTITDIPAMIEEEYATPKANNIAVVYQCFPEGQNITQNMFWTNVSNNIGRQFFPETIASQAKDDVNAIVEGKTELNNFKKAALVDIFIKTNYTIVKNNNQELSDLNYILTNRSASDYGILKVYAQYLTALEVEFEIVITANRFLTKFDPEFFVPGMLQDFLIYIPSERKYIAPDRFEGRIGEAPFNILGNYGLFIASDFKHYFSKIIQEDPDYSRIRRDMNITFKNDFESVTIDQDQDYYGHWSETSRAVLSLSTEQGIAEYKDYLTGSGIEDKEIVSYETFNTDMNQLEYNIPFKVKTTIASEVLLEDVGDSYIFQIGLVIGTQSELYQETERINPIEMIYPNRYNYEIIVNIPEGYAVEGLESLIIDKRYIASNGKETAKFESNYKLENNKIIITIEEFYKTHEFDLNKYEEFREVINAASDFNKAAILFKAAE; encoded by the coding sequence ATGATTAAGAAAATTGCATTAATTGCTTTATTAATAAGCACTACAACAGGTTTTGCTCAATATCATCTTTCTTATGATTGGGAGAAAAAACCAAAACTACATAAATTAACTGATGATGAGAAAATGGAGTCTTCAGTGGCCATCTTGAAGAAGGTTATTGTAGAGTATAATTCTGAAGAAAATTCATTGCAACCTAAGCTTTATGAGACCAAACATACCATAATTAGAGTTAATGACGATAATGGAATTTCTCAGCATAATACGGTTTATATTTCTATGCATAATGTGAAACAGCTTATAGATGTCAAGGCTAGAACTATTAGTCCGACGGGAAAAGTTATACTTCTCAATAAAGACAATATAAAAGAAGTTAGTAATGTTGAAGAATATGGAGATTTTAAAATTTTTGCGATTGAAGGTGCTGAAATGAACTCTGAAATCGAAGTACTGTATACTGTTGAAAAAGAATTTGATATCTATGGTTCTGAGACGGTTCAAGCAAATTATAAAATAAAGGAAGCTCAGTTTTTATTCATTACAGGAAAACTGCAATCTAATGTAAAAGCATATAGAACACTTGAAACTTTTGAGGCTGTTAAAATAGATGGAAATAAAGGAGAACTTTTAACCATAACAGATATTCCTGCAATGATTGAAGAAGAATATGCAACGCCTAAAGCCAATAATATTGCAGTTGTTTATCAATGTTTTCCTGAAGGTCAAAACATCACACAAAATATGTTTTGGACTAACGTTTCTAATAATATAGGTCGACAGTTTTTTCCTGAAACTATTGCTAGTCAAGCCAAAGATGATGTGAATGCTATTGTAGAGGGTAAAACAGAACTTAATAATTTCAAGAAGGCAGCTCTTGTAGATATTTTCATAAAAACAAATTATACCATTGTTAAGAATAATAATCAAGAACTATCCGATTTAAATTACATTTTAACAAATCGGTCTGCTAGTGATTATGGCATTTTAAAAGTCTATGCACAGTATTTAACCGCTTTAGAAGTTGAATTTGAAATTGTGATCACAGCCAATCGTTTTTTAACCAAATTTGATCCAGAGTTTTTTGTTCCAGGTATGCTTCAAGATTTCTTAATCTATATTCCTTCTGAAAGAAAGTATATTGCACCAGATCGTTTTGAAGGAAGAATTGGCGAAGCTCCATTTAATATCTTAGGAAATTATGGTTTATTTATTGCTTCAGATTTTAAACATTATTTTTCAAAAATCATTCAAGAAGATCCTGATTATAGCAGAATTAGAAGAGATATGAACATCACTTTTAAAAATGATTTTGAAAGTGTAACTATTGATCAAGATCAGGATTATTATGGCCATTGGTCTGAAACTAGTCGAGCTGTTTTAAGCCTTTCTACAGAACAAGGTATTGCAGAATATAAAGATTATTTAACAGGTTCTGGTATTGAAGATAAAGAGATTGTTAGCTATGAGACGTTTAATACAGATATGAATCAATTAGAATATAACATTCCTTTTAAAGTAAAAACAACAATCGCTTCTGAAGTTCTATTAGAAGATGTAGGTGATAGTTATATTTTTCAAATAGGCTTGGTCATTGGTACACAAAGTGAGTTGTATCAAGAAACAGAGCGCATCAACCCAATTGAAATGATTTATCCTAACCGTTATAACTATGAGATTATTGTAAATATTCCTGAAGGATATGCAGTTGAAGGTTTAGAATCTTTAATTATTGATAAAAGATATATTGCAAGTAATGGAAAAGAAACTGCAAAATTTGAATCTAATTACAAACTAGAAAATAATAAGATTATAATTACTATTGAAGAGTTTTATAAAACTCATGAATTTGATTTAAACAAATATGAAGAATTTAGAGAAGTAATTAATGCGGCTTCAGATTTTAATAAAGCGGCCATTTTATTTAAGGCAGCAGAATAA
- a CDS encoding CPBP family glutamic-type intramembrane protease encodes MFITQAFKVKHDFWRYIIGSLMVLIASIIGQFPLLIAMVWKSLQDGGIGVENITEESMYTMFDSNVFLFLMLLSFAAGFVGLFLAVKYLHKQTMTSIATSRPKLDWKRIWFAFIFWGTLSSGLVLLDYFYLAPENYMYNFELKRFAILVVIAVALIPIQTSLEEYIFRGYLMQGFGTVTKHQHFPFAFIVSTVLIPLIVILNVNYTIDALLNLALIFGAFIFVLLVFQVLKKINFFESKTNDSLRNVCQRNWTPILITSVIFGGLHLANPEVGKLGYFIMIYYIGTGLFWGIMTVMDEGMELALGFHAANNLFTALLVTTDWTAMQTHSILKDIAEPELGMIDLVVPVFIMYPVLLFIFSKKYKWTNWKDKLFGKIEEPPKEDYKIIE; translated from the coding sequence ATGTTTATAACACAAGCATTTAAAGTAAAGCATGATTTTTGGAGATATATTATAGGGTCTTTAATGGTACTTATCGCTTCAATTATTGGACAGTTTCCATTATTAATTGCAATGGTTTGGAAATCATTACAAGATGGAGGTATTGGAGTTGAAAACATAACAGAAGAATCAATGTACACCATGTTTGATTCTAATGTATTTCTATTTTTAATGTTACTCTCTTTTGCTGCTGGATTTGTAGGTTTGTTTTTAGCTGTTAAATATTTGCATAAGCAAACAATGACCTCTATTGCGACTTCAAGACCTAAATTAGATTGGAAACGAATTTGGTTTGCCTTTATATTTTGGGGAACGCTTTCATCTGGATTAGTTTTGCTAGACTATTTTTATTTGGCTCCAGAAAACTATATGTATAATTTTGAATTAAAACGATTTGCTATACTCGTAGTCATTGCTGTAGCTCTGATTCCAATTCAAACGAGTTTAGAGGAATACATTTTTAGAGGGTATTTAATGCAAGGATTTGGTACTGTAACAAAACATCAACATTTTCCATTTGCTTTCATTGTTTCAACAGTATTAATTCCGTTAATAGTCATATTAAATGTTAACTATACGATTGATGCTCTATTGAATTTAGCATTGATTTTTGGTGCTTTTATATTCGTTCTTTTAGTGTTCCAAGTCTTAAAAAAAATCAACTTTTTTGAGTCTAAAACAAATGATAGTTTACGAAATGTATGTCAACGAAATTGGACACCAATACTTATTACGTCAGTTATTTTTGGTGGTCTACATCTCGCAAATCCTGAAGTTGGTAAATTAGGTTATTTTATCATGATATATTATATCGGAACAGGCTTGTTTTGGGGAATCATGACAGTTATGGATGAAGGTATGGAATTGGCTTTAGGTTTTCATGCAGCAAACAACTTATTTACAGCATTATTAGTGACTACAGACTGGACAGCAATGCAGACACATTCTATTTTGAAAGACATTGCAGAACCCGAATTAGGAATGATAGATTTGGTTGTTCCTGTATTTATTATGTATCCTGTATTACTTTTTATCTTTTCAAAAAAATACAAATGGACCAATTGGAAAGACAAGTTATTTGGTAAAATAGAAGAACCACCAAAAGAAGATTATAAAATTATTGAATAA
- a CDS encoding o-succinylbenzoate synthase, whose translation MTATFQKYILHFKQASGTSRGILKTKETWFIILKDNTNIGIGECGLFKGLSIDDLPDYEQKLQWTCDHIHLGLETLLEELIEFPSIQFGLEQAFYSFNSESPFELFPSEFTAGHDAIDINGLIWMGNEDFMKDQIKEKLSTGFNCIKMKIGAIDFDTELALLKSIRQEFSSSDIELRVDANGAFLPENALEKLNRLSDYDLHSIEQPIQQGQLESMTRLCEQTPLPIALDEELIGVFSVTKRKELLQMINPQYIILKPSLVGGWSGSQQWIDLAEDNRIGWWITSALESNVGLNAIAQWTYTLKSKLPQGLGTGSLFTNNVESPLQVKNGTLRHEINQDWNVTNLNI comes from the coding sequence ATGACAGCTACATTTCAAAAATACATACTTCATTTTAAGCAAGCTAGTGGTACATCTCGTGGTATTCTAAAAACGAAGGAAACTTGGTTTATTATTTTAAAAGACAACACTAATATTGGTATTGGTGAGTGTGGTTTGTTTAAAGGACTTAGCATAGACGATTTACCTGATTATGAACAGAAGTTACAATGGACTTGCGATCATATTCATTTAGGTTTAGAGACATTACTAGAAGAGTTAATTGAATTTCCTAGCATCCAATTTGGTTTAGAGCAAGCGTTTTATTCTTTTAATAGTGAATCACCTTTTGAATTATTCCCGTCAGAATTTACAGCAGGACATGATGCCATTGATATTAATGGATTGATTTGGATGGGAAATGAAGATTTCATGAAAGACCAAATAAAAGAAAAACTTAGCACAGGTTTTAATTGTATTAAAATGAAAATTGGTGCTATCGATTTTGATACTGAGTTGGCACTTCTGAAATCAATTAGACAAGAGTTTTCTTCTAGTGATATTGAATTGAGAGTTGATGCAAATGGAGCTTTTTTACCTGAAAATGCACTAGAAAAACTAAATCGCTTATCTGATTACGATTTACATTCGATAGAACAACCAATACAGCAAGGGCAACTTGAATCGATGACAAGACTTTGTGAACAAACACCTTTACCAATCGCTTTAGATGAAGAATTAATTGGTGTGTTTTCTGTAACAAAAAGAAAAGAGTTACTACAAATGATTAATCCGCAATACATTATTTTAAAACCAAGTTTGGTAGGAGGATGGAGTGGAAGTCAGCAATGGATTGATCTAGCTGAAGACAATAGAATTGGATGGTGGATTACAAGTGCACTTGAAAGTAATGTTGGTTTAAATGCAATTGCACAATGGACATATACTCTTAAAAGTAAATTACCACAGGGTTTAGGCACTGGGAGTTTATTTACAAACAATGTTGAAAGTCCGTTACAAGTTAAAAATGGTACATTGCGACATGAAATTAATCAAGATTGGAATGTAACCAATCTAAATATATGA
- a CDS encoding sterol desaturase family protein — translation MQDPNFPNIILYAIPFFILAMLLELIVTIKQGIKSYKSKDAFSSIAMGLGNVFLGFFSKALVLLSFFYIYENFRLFTIPVTWWSFVLIFFVDDFAYYWFHRVSHECRLFWASHVVHHSSQHYNLSTALRQTWSGGFYSFIFWLWLPLLGFHPAMIMLQMSISLLYQFWIHTEAINKLPRWFEAFFNTPSHHRVHHGSNPLYLDRNHAGILIIWDKFFGTFQPELDEEKVVYGLVTNINTYNPIKIAFIEWLNMFKDAFLGRKSLKNRLLYMIKSPGWKHDGTGKVSNDLREEWLEKK, via the coding sequence ATGCAAGATCCAAATTTTCCAAATATCATTTTATACGCCATCCCTTTTTTTATATTGGCTATGTTATTAGAATTAATTGTAACCATAAAACAAGGGATTAAATCATACAAATCTAAAGATGCTTTTTCTTCAATAGCAATGGGTTTAGGAAATGTGTTTTTAGGTTTTTTTAGTAAAGCTTTGGTACTGCTCTCTTTTTTTTATATCTATGAAAATTTCAGATTATTTACAATTCCAGTAACATGGTGGAGTTTTGTTTTAATTTTCTTTGTAGATGATTTTGCATATTATTGGTTTCATCGTGTGTCTCATGAATGTCGTTTATTTTGGGCTTCTCACGTGGTGCATCATTCGTCTCAACATTATAACTTGAGTACTGCATTGCGTCAGACTTGGTCTGGTGGATTTTATTCGTTTATTTTTTGGCTGTGGTTGCCTTTATTAGGATTTCATCCTGCAATGATTATGCTTCAGATGTCTATTAGCTTATTATACCAATTTTGGATTCATACTGAGGCCATAAACAAATTGCCTCGTTGGTTTGAAGCTTTTTTCAATACACCTTCTCATCATCGTGTACATCATGGAAGTAATCCGTTGTACTTAGATAGAAATCATGCTGGTATTTTAATTATTTGGGATAAATTCTTCGGAACATTTCAACCAGAGTTAGACGAAGAAAAAGTAGTATATGGATTGGTTACAAACATCAATACATATAATCCAATAAAAATTGCGTTTATTGAATGGCTAAACATGTTTAAAGATGCATTTTTAGGACGAAAATCTTTAAAAAACAGATTGCTGTATATGATTAAATCTCCTGGTTGGAAACATGATGGTACTGGTAAGGTTAGCAATGATTTGAGAGAAGAATGGTTAGAAAAGAAATAG
- a CDS encoding metal-dependent hydrolase, with product MQITFYGHASLGIKIADINILVDPFISANPKASEINIEQLEADFILVTHAHQDHILDVEAIAKRTSAVIVSNFEIATYFDKLGLENHPMNHGGQWEFEFGTVKYVNAIHTSSFPDGSYGGQPGGFVIEGEHKNIYIAGDTALTMDMKLIPLHTKLDLAILPIGDNFTMGIDDAIIASDFVACDKVLGYHFDTFGYIEIDHETAKRKFFDKDKDLMLLEIGESIEL from the coding sequence ATGCAAATTACATTTTATGGACACGCAAGCTTAGGTATAAAAATTGCTGATATCAATATTCTTGTCGATCCGTTTATCTCTGCTAATCCAAAAGCTTCTGAAATTAATATCGAACAACTTGAAGCCGATTTTATTTTAGTAACTCATGCACATCAAGATCATATTTTAGATGTAGAAGCCATAGCAAAGCGAACAAGCGCTGTCATAGTATCCAATTTTGAAATAGCTACGTATTTTGATAAATTAGGTTTAGAAAACCATCCAATGAATCATGGTGGTCAATGGGAATTTGAATTCGGAACCGTAAAATATGTGAATGCTATTCATACATCTTCATTTCCTGATGGTAGTTATGGTGGACAACCAGGAGGTTTCGTAATTGAAGGCGAACACAAAAATATTTACATTGCTGGAGATACAGCATTAACCATGGATATGAAATTAATTCCGTTGCATACTAAACTAGATTTAGCCATTTTACCAATTGGAGACAACTTTACAATGGGAATTGATGATGCAATCATAGCAAGTGATTTTGTAGCGTGTGATAAAGTCTTAGGCTATCATTTTGATACCTTTGGTTATATAGAAATTGACCATGAGACAGCTAAACGAAAATTCTTCGATAAGGATAAAGATTTGATGTTATTGGAGATTGGTGAGAGTATTGAGTTATAA
- the menA gene encoding 1,4-dihydroxy-2-naphthoate octaprenyltransferase, with protein MFKKIKPWISAFRLRTLPLSVSGIIIGACLAEHNGAFNIYVFIIAILLTISLQILSNLANDYGDGVKGTDNENRVGPERAIQSGAISEHEMMLGIKNNILIVVGLSVALIYTSFGVSHLFLSLLFFLLAGLSIYAAITYTVGDSAYGYRGLGDIFVFIFFGFVSVGGSYLLFVQHLDHHIFLPAIALGLLSAGVLNLNNMRDIDSDKSSNKMTLAVKLGKTRAKQYHLLLISSAIIVSVIFAVLYFSSFYNLLFFIAYVPLTIHIIKISKAKEPNDYDSQLKVLALTTFLFSILLGVGYIL; from the coding sequence ATGTTTAAAAAAATTAAACCTTGGATTTCTGCATTTCGGTTGCGAACCTTACCCTTATCAGTTTCAGGAATTATTATAGGAGCTTGTTTAGCGGAACACAATGGCGCTTTTAATATCTATGTATTTATTATTGCTATTTTGCTAACGATTAGTTTACAAATTCTTTCTAATCTTGCAAATGATTATGGTGATGGTGTAAAAGGCACAGATAACGAAAATAGAGTAGGACCAGAACGCGCAATTCAAAGTGGAGCAATAAGTGAACATGAAATGATGCTTGGTATTAAGAACAATATCTTAATTGTTGTTGGTTTATCTGTCGCACTTATTTATACATCATTTGGAGTAAGTCATTTATTTTTATCACTATTATTCTTTTTACTTGCAGGTTTATCAATTTATGCTGCAATTACTTATACAGTTGGTGATTCGGCTTATGGTTATAGAGGTTTAGGAGATATTTTCGTTTTTATATTCTTTGGTTTTGTTAGTGTTGGTGGTAGTTATTTGTTATTTGTACAACATTTAGATCATCATATATTTTTACCTGCTATAGCACTTGGTTTATTAAGTGCTGGTGTTTTAAATCTCAATAATATGCGAGATATTGATTCCGATAAATCTTCTAATAAAATGACATTAGCCGTTAAATTAGGAAAAACAAGAGCAAAGCAATACCATTTGCTTTTAATCAGCTCTGCTATTATTGTGTCTGTTATTTTTGCTGTGCTTTACTTTTCTTCGTTTTATAATTTATTATTCTTTATAGCTTATGTTCCTTTAACAATTCATATCATAAAAATTAGTAAAGCTAAGGAACCTAATGATTACGATTCACAACTAAAAGTGCTGGCTTTAACTACTTTTTTGTTTTCAATACTTTTGGGTGTTGGATATATTTTATAA
- a CDS encoding 1,4-dihydroxy-2-naphthoyl-CoA synthase, translating to MNTTEWVTVKTYEDITYKKRNGVARIAFNRPDIRNAFRPKTTSELYDAFYDANEDVNIGVVLLSAEGPSTKDGIWSFCSGGDQKARGHQGYVGEDGYHRLNILEVQRLIRFMPKAVIAVVPGWAVGGGHSLHVVCDLTLASKEHAIFKQTDADVTSFDGGYGSAYLAKMVGQKRAREIFFLGRNYSAQEAYDMGMVNAVIPHNELEDTAYEWAQEILAKSPTSIKMLKFAMNLTDDGMVGQQVFAGEATRLAYMTEEAKEGRDAFLEKRKPNFDKKWIP from the coding sequence ATGAATACTACAGAATGGGTTACAGTAAAAACCTATGAAGATATCACCTATAAAAAACGCAATGGAGTAGCCAGAATTGCATTTAATCGCCCAGATATTAGAAATGCTTTTAGACCAAAAACGACTAGTGAACTTTACGACGCGTTTTATGATGCAAATGAAGATGTAAATATTGGTGTTGTATTATTATCAGCTGAAGGTCCATCGACCAAAGATGGGATTTGGAGTTTTTGTTCTGGAGGCGATCAAAAAGCTAGAGGTCATCAAGGTTATGTTGGTGAAGATGGTTATCATCGTTTAAACATTCTTGAGGTTCAACGTTTAATTAGATTCATGCCAAAAGCAGTTATCGCTGTGGTACCTGGTTGGGCTGTTGGTGGAGGTCATAGCTTGCATGTGGTTTGTGATTTAACTTTAGCAAGTAAAGAACATGCCATTTTTAAGCAGACAGATGCAGATGTTACCAGTTTTGATGGTGGCTATGGTTCTGCGTATTTAGCTAAAATGGTCGGACAAAAGAGGGCTCGTGAGATCTTTTTCCTCGGAAGAAATTATTCAGCTCAAGAAGCTTACGATATGGGAATGGTTAATGCTGTAATTCCTCATAACGAATTAGAAGATACAGCTTATGAATGGGCTCAAGAAATATTAGCCAAATCACCTACATCAATTAAGATGCTAAAATTTGCAATGAATTTAACAGATGATGGCATGGTTGGCCAACAAGTATTTGCAGGTGAAGCTACACGTTTGGCATATATGACAGAGGAAGCTAAAGAAGGTCGTGATGCATTTTTAGAAAAGCGTAAGCCAAACTTCGATAAAAAATGGATTCCATAA
- a CDS encoding CvfB family protein: MIKVGEYNTLEILRESEQGLYLADADGNEVLLPNRYVPEEFKIWEPIEVFVYLDNEERPVAVTDEPFVTVNNFAVLRCNQVTDHGAFLDWGMVKELFCPFREQAFKMKAGGWYLIFCYLDEESGRLVASSKTNSFLDNKDLTVQQFDEVDLIVSHPSELGMNVIVNKLHQGLIFKDDIYKELSVGDKLKGIVKKVRHDNKLDIKLGQIGYRNIEPNAEKILHILEDSDGFLALTDKSNPDQIKDELEMSKKNFKKAIGSLYRQRLIEIKNDGIYLN; the protein is encoded by the coding sequence ATGATAAAAGTTGGAGAATACAATACGCTAGAAATACTTCGAGAAAGTGAACAAGGATTATACCTTGCAGATGCCGATGGAAATGAAGTATTATTACCAAACAGATATGTTCCTGAAGAATTTAAAATCTGGGAACCTATAGAAGTTTTTGTATATCTAGACAATGAAGAAAGACCAGTTGCTGTAACCGATGAACCTTTTGTTACTGTTAATAATTTTGCGGTTTTACGTTGTAATCAAGTCACAGATCATGGCGCTTTTTTAGATTGGGGAATGGTTAAAGAATTATTTTGCCCCTTTAGAGAACAAGCATTTAAAATGAAAGCTGGAGGCTGGTACTTAATTTTTTGTTATTTAGATGAAGAATCAGGTCGATTAGTTGCTTCAAGCAAAACCAACAGCTTTTTAGATAATAAAGATCTTACTGTACAGCAATTTGATGAAGTAGATTTGATTGTTTCGCATCCTTCAGAACTTGGTATGAACGTTATCGTTAATAAACTTCATCAAGGATTGATTTTTAAAGATGATATTTACAAAGAACTAAGTGTTGGCGACAAACTAAAAGGTATTGTGAAAAAAGTACGTCATGATAACAAACTAGATATTAAATTAGGCCAGATTGGATATAGAAATATTGAACCTAATGCTGAAAAAATCCTACATATATTAGAAGATAGTGATGGCTTTTTGGCTTTAACAGATAAATCCAATCCAGATCAGATTAAAGATGAATTGGAAATGAGTAAAAAGAATTTCAAAAAAGCTATTGGATCACTTTATAGACAGCGATTAATTGAAATCAAGAACGATGGTATTTATCTCAATTAA
- a CDS encoding DUF2853 family protein, producing the protein MSKRDELIVKYAADLKDKCGVNPDMDLLTKVTIGCGPSIYNADSATVSGSDDSELATVKNNFLIKKLGLNDSADLDKGIASVMEIYGKSNRNKYRAVVYYLLTKHFKKESAY; encoded by the coding sequence ATGAGTAAAAGAGACGAATTAATCGTAAAGTATGCTGCAGACTTAAAAGATAAATGTGGCGTAAATCCTGATATGGATTTATTAACTAAAGTAACTATAGGTTGTGGACCATCAATATATAATGCTGATTCTGCTACAGTTTCAGGATCTGATGATTCAGAACTTGCTACAGTAAAAAACAACTTCTTAATCAAGAAACTTGGTTTAAATGATAGTGCAGATTTAGACAAAGGGATTGCTTCTGTTATGGAAATTTACGGGAAGTCTAATAGAAACAAATACAGAGCTGTAGTTTATTATTTATTGACTAAACACTTTAAAAAAGAGTCTGCATATTAA